TTCTCATCAATAATGTAACCCAATTCTACCACACTTTTATTATTGTTCCAGAATTTCGGTTCTACACCTGCACGTCCTATAATCTCGTCTGTATCTTTCTTCACAACACACCAATATCCCATATCGCACATTTCATACATATAGGTACGATATGCCTCAAAGCCTTCCAGTTCTTCTGTCAACGGTTTTGCCACACCCTCACAGGCATCTTTTGATGTCTCCTGTGCACAGATTTCCATCAAACGGGGAATATCTTCTTTTTTCATTTCCCGAATAAGAAGTCTGGGTGTTTCACAAACCAGTGCAGGGATATGACGGCTGTGACAGTAAATTTTTTCCACAAAGCTCTTATCTATTTCCTCAAAGCCTTCCACAACCACAGATGCTAAACCCAAATCCTGCTTTCCTGAGTCCGGATTATAAAAAGCCATACATGTCATATCCGCCGCCTTTGCAGCCTTACAGCCATTTTGGGAGTCCTCCACTACAAGACATTCCTTTGACTTCATCCCCATAAGCTCTGCTGTTTTTATAAACACATCAGGCGCAGGCTTGGGATTTTTTACAGACTCGCCGCTGACAAGCTGCTTAAAATATTTTTGTATTCCCCAGTGTCCTGTTACGGCTTCAATATATTCTAACGGAGAAGAGGAAGCCACTGCCATATCATAACCGGACTCAAAAAGTCTGTGAAGAAGTTCTTTTACATGAGGGATTAAAGGAGGATATCCCTGCTTTTTAAGCATTTCCTCCTTGATTTCCTTCATTTCTTTTATCAGACTTTCATCATTTCGGGAAATCCCATAATGCTCATGAAGCAAATTCATTAAAAAACCTATGGTAGAGCCGATGCAAGGTTTGTAAATTTCATATTCTATATGAATTCCCCGCCTTTTTAACGTCTCCTCCCAAACTCTGAAATGAAATGGCTCACTATTAATCAATACCCCGTCCATATCAAATATAATTCCTTTTAACATACTATCCCTCTCGCCTGCGCTCTATGCTTCCGTTTGAACATCTGCAAATAAAAGCTCCTCGGCAAGAGCCCATATTTCTTCTCTGCCCTGCTTGGTCTGTGCGGAAAACGGTATAATTTGAGCTCCTTTGGGCAGTTCCAGCCCCTCTTTAATAATCTTTAACTGCTTTTGAATTTGACTTCTCTTTAGCTTATCTGATTTTGTAGCAATAATAATCGGCTGATATCCGTTATATACAATCCAATCATACATGGTCTTATCATTTTCTGAGGGTTTATGACGAATATCAATCAACAGAAAAACTGCCTTTAACTGCTTTGACTTATGAAGATATCGCTCAATCAGCTTTCCCCACTGCTCTTTTACCGACTGGGATACTTTTGCATAACCATATCCCGGCAAATCCACCAGATACATCTCATGATTGACATTATAAAAATTGATAGTCTGGGTTTTTCCCGGAGATGCACTGGTACGTGCCAGTGATTTTCTGTTCATCAGTGCATTAATCAGGGATGACTTGCCAACATTTGATTTTCCTGCAAATGCAATTTCCGGAACTTCATTTTCAGGAAGGATGCTGGTAATACCACAGACAATGTCCAGCGCTACATGTTTAATAACCATGTGTGTTCCTCCATTTTACTTTTTTTCTGCGAAAGCCTGCTTTAAGACTTCTTCCATTGTTTTTACAGGTACAATTTCAAGACCTTCTGTAATTTCCTTTTCCATTTCCTCAACGTCTGCCTGATTTTCAAAAGGAATTAAGACTTTTTCAATTCCCGCACTTTTTGCAGCCAACAGTTTTTCCTTTAATCCACCGATTGGAAGAACTCTTCCCCGCAAGGTAATTTCTCCTGTCATAGCTACGTCTGCCTTTACAGGAACTTCTGTTATGGCAGAAAGCATGGCTGTTGCCATGGTAATACCTGCGGATGGTCCATCCTTCGGCACAGCGCCTTCCGGAATATGAATATGTATATCATGCTCTTTAAAAAAGTCCGCATCAATATGATATTTCTCTGCAACAGAACGAATATAGCTAATTCCTGTCTGTGCAGACTCCTTCATAACATCACCCAACTGACCGGTAAGAAGGAAATCACCTTTTCCCGGCATAAGATTTACCTCAATCTGCAAAGTATCTCCGCCTACGCTCGTCCATGCCAGTCCTCTTACAATACCGACTTCATCTGTTTCATTCTTTTTTTGATAGGTATAACGTGCCCTTCCTAAGAAGTTCTCCAGATTTTCCTTATTTACAGTAACGGTTTCTTCTTTTTCTTCCAGAATTTTGCGGGCTGTTTTTCTGCAGATTTCACCAATTCTCCGCTCCAGACTTCTCACACCGGCTTCCTTTGTATAACCGGCAATAATTTCATGAAGGGCAGCTTCTTCAATACAGAGCTGCTCTTTTTTCAAGCCATGTTTCTTCACCTGTTTTGGAATTAAGTGTTCCATTGCAATGTGGGATTTCTCATTCTCTGTATAGCTGCTTACCTCAATAATTTCCATACGGTCTAAAAGAGGTCTTGGGATTGTCTGTAAATCATTGGCAGTTGCAATAAACAACACTTCTGATAAATCCAACGGAATTTCCACATAATGGTCTCTGAATTTCTTATTCTGCTCTGCATCTAAAACTTCCAATAGCGCAGAAGAGGTATCCCCTTTATAATCGCTGCTTACCTTATCGATTTCATCCAAAAGAACCAGTGGATTTTTTACTCCTGCCTGAATTAAACCATTGGCAATTCTTCCAGGCATTGCTCCGATGTAAGTTCTTCTGTGTCCTCTAATTTCCGCTTCGTCTCTGACACCGCCCAGTGAAATACGCACATATTCTTTATCCAAAGCTCTTGCCACAGAACGTGCAATGGAAGTCTTTCCTGTTCCCGGAGGTCCTGCCAGACAAAGAATAGGACTTTCTCCTTTTTTTGTCAGCGTGCGTACTGCCAGAAACTCCATAATTCTTTCTTTTACTTTTTCCAGTCCATAATGGTCTTCTTCCAGAATTTTATTTGCTTTTTTCAGATTTTTATTATCTCTTGAGGCTTTATCCCAAGGAAGTGACAACAAGGTTTCAATATAGCTGCGTGCCACACCTGCTTCCGCCTGTACTCCCGCTGCATTTTGAAAACGCTGGATTTCCTTATAGATTTTTTCTTTCACTTCTTTAGAAGCTTTCAGCTTGTCCGTCTGCTCTTTAAAGCGGTCAGCCTCCGAAACCGTGTCCTGATCTCCTAATTCTTCACGGATGACTTTCATCTGCTCACGCAAAATATATTCCCGCTGATTTTTATCCACACGTTCTTTTACTTTATTGCTTAAATCTATACGGATTTGCATGATTTCAATTTCATTGCTTAAAATCATACCCAGAGTTTCATATCTGTCCTCCAAAGAGGCAGCCTCGAGTATCTTCTGTTTATCTTCGTATTTCATTGGCAGATTTACCGCAATCTGGTCAATTACCTTTTCAATTTCTTCAATTTCCAGAATTTGCCCTGCCAAGTCTTTACTCATTTTTGTATTTTCATTACAGTAACGCACAAACAGTTCTTTTATACCTCGAAGCATGGCTTCTTTTACATTTTCATCCAGAGAAATCTCTTCCTCCTCAAACAGCGCTACCTCTGCTTCCAAATACACGTCTTCACTGTCAAAACGCACAAGCTCTGCTCTTTGCTTTCCTTCTACCAGCACTTGAACCATGTTTTTTCTGTTTTTCACTAACTGCTTGATTTCCCCGATTATACCTACTGTATACAAATCCTCCTGTGAAGGTTCTTCCGTCTGTGGGTCTCTTTGTGTAATCAGGAAAACTCTCTGATCCTGAACCATGGCTTTTTCTATGGCTTTTATAGACTTTTCCCGACTTACATCAAAATGAACAATCATATCAGGAAGAATGGTCGTACCTCTAAGGGCGATTGCCGGCAAATGCTGTATCATGTCACTCATTCTCGCTCCTCCTTCATCCTGTAACCAGTCTTTTACGCAATTTCCGGTGTCTCTTTCTTCTTACGGTTATTCTTTGTTCCTTTACTTCTTCTTGAGGATACCGGCAATTCTCTGCGCTCTACCAAAGCTTCTCCTGTTCCGTCTACCACATCTTTGGTAATAGTGCAGCTTACAATGCTGTCATCAGAAGGCGCCGTGTACATTAAATCCATCATGGAGTTTTCCATAATCGCACGCAAACCTCTGGCTCCTGTTTTTCTTTCCATGGATTTGTCTGCAATGGCTTCCAAGGCTTCTCCTTCAAACTCCAGATTAATTCCGTCAAGATTAAACAAAGTCTGATACTGACGTACAAGAGAATTTTTCGGCTCTGTAAGAATTTTTACCAACGCATTTTTATCAAGAGCATTTAAGGAAACTACAACAGGAACACGTCCTACAAATTCAGGAATTAAACCGAATTTGACAAGGTCCTGCGGCATCACTTCTTTTAAAAGCTCGCCTACGTTCTTTTCCTCTTTTGTCTGCACCTGTGCGTTAAATCCGATGGCTTTTGTATCTTTTCTGGTCTCGATAATTTTATCTAATCCTTCAAAAGCACCGCCGCAGATAAAGAGAATGTTGGTAGTATCAATCTGAATAAATTCCTGCTGCGGATGCTTTCTGCCACCCTGTGGCGGTACGCTTGCAACTGTTCCCTCTACAATTTTCAGTAAAGCCTGCTGAACACCTTCACCGGAAACATCTCTGGTAATAGAAGCATTTTCAGATTTTCTTGTAATCTTATCAATTTCATCAATATAAATAATTCCGTACTGCGCCCGTTCAATATCATAATCTGCCGCCTGAATAATCTTCAGCAGAATATTCTCAACGTCTTCTCCTACATATCCCGCTTCTGTCAATGTTGTTGCATCTGCAATAGCAAAGGGAACATTTAACAGTCTTGCAAGTGTCTGTGCAAGAAGAGTTTTTCCTGAACCGGTAGGACCTAACATTAAAATATTACTTTTTTGCAGTTCTACATCTGTATTTCCTCCGGAAAGGACTCTTTTATAATGATTGTATACCGCAACAGAAAGCACTTTTTTGGCTTCGTCCTGTCCGATTACATACTCATCTAAGATTTCTTTGATTTCCTGAGGCTTTAATAAATTAATTTCTCCTGCCAAAGCTTCATCGTATGGCTGTTTTAATTCTTCGTTTATGATTTCTGAACAAAGTCCGATACATTCATCACAGATAAATGTGTCATCAGGACCTGCAATCAGTTTTCTCACCTGGTCGTCTGTTTTTCCGCAAAAGGAACACCGAATTCTTATATCATTCCCTTTATTTGCCATGTCTTCTTTCCTTTCTGTTTCTACTTCCAAATCTTTCTTAAAGGTAAAAGACTCCCGCAACTGTATGCAGGAGTCTTATCTTCTGTCGCTATCTGTGCTCGATTACTGAGTCGATTAAACCATAAGCCATAGCTTCCTGCGCTGTCATATAGTTGTCTCTTTCAGTATCTCTTGCAATGGTTTCCAGAGTCTGACCTGTGTTCTGCGCCAGAATTGAATTCAGTTTATGTCTTGTCTTCAAAATCTGCTGTGCTACAATGTCAATCTCTGTTGCCTGTCCCTGTGCACCGCCGGAAGGCTGGTGTATCATAATTTCTGCATTTGGAAGAGCCATTCTCTTTCCTTTTGCACCGCCTGCCAGAAGGAATGCTCCCATGCTGGCTGCCAATCCCATACAAATCGTAGATACATCGCATTTGATATACTGCATGGTATCATAAATCACCATTCCTGCCGTTACGGAACCACCGGGGCTGTTAATGTATAAATGAATATCCTTTCCGGGATCTTCAGACTCCAAGAAAAGAAGCTGTGCTGCAATTAAATTTGCAGATACATCTGTTACTTCTTCTCCCAGAAAAATAATTCTGTCTTTTAATAATCTGGAATAGATGTCGTAGTTTCTTTCACCGCGGCTTGTCTGTTCAATGACGTATGGTACTAAACTCATGAAACTCCTCCTATTCTTACTGAATATAGCAATTCTGCTTCTTATTCAGCTTTTTCTTCTTTTTTCTCTACTACTTTTGCAGACTCTGCAACTAAAGTAACTGCTTCCTGAACAGCCATATCTTTCTTAATCTGTTCTTTTTCGTAGTCACCCATTACTTCTTTTAATTTTTCAACTTCCATTTTGTACATGTCAGCCATTGCTTTTAATTCTTCTTCGAATTTTTCATCAGAAATCTGAATATTTTCTGTTTCAGCAATCTTCTCTAATACAAGACGGCTCTGAATTCTCTTTAATGCCTGTGGACGCATCTGTTCCTGAATTTTCGCATTGTCAAGACCTGTAAACTGATAGTACTGGTCAATAGATAAGCCCTGCGCCTGCATTCTGCGGATGAAATCCTGCATTAACTGCTGAATTTGGTTCTGGATCATAGCTTCCGGAATATCCATCTGTGCATTTTCAATTACAGCGTCTACTGCTTTGTCTTCTCTTTCACGTTTTGCAACAGCTTCTTTACGTTCTTTTAATTTCTTTTCGATATCTGCTTTGTAAGCATCTAAAGTATCGAATTCAGAAACATCTTTTGCAAATTCATCATCTAATTCCGGAAGTTCTTTTACTTTGATTGCTTTTACTGTGCATTTGAATACAGCAGCTTTTCCTGCTAAATCATTTGCATGATAGTTTTCCGGGAATGTAACGTTTACTTCTTTTTCAACACCGATTTCAGCGCCTACTAACTGTTCTTCAAATCCAGGAATAAAGGAGTTAGAACCGATTGTCAGAGGATAATCTGTTCCTTTTCCGCCTTCAAATGCAACACCGTCAACAAATCCTTCGAAATCTAAAGTCACCATGTCGCCGTCAGCAACTGCTCTGTCATCTACGTCGATTGTTCTGGAGTTATTTTCCTGCTCTCTCTTTAATTCAGCAGCAATTTCTTCTTCTGTAACATCAGCAGGACTTACTTCTACTTCAAGACCTTTGTATTCGCCTAATGTAACTTCCGGTTTTACTGCTACTTCTGCTGTAAAGATAAAGGATTTTCCTTTTTCAATCTGAACAACATCGATTTCAGGCTGAGAAACGATTTCAAGACCGCTTTCATCTGCTGCCTTTGGATATTCCGCCTGAATTAAAGCGTTTGCTGCATCTTCAAAGAAGATACCTGCTCCATACATTTTTTCAATCATAACACGAGGTGCTTTTCCTTTACGGAAACCTGGAATTGTGATTTTTCCTCTGCTTCTAAGGTAAGCATTCTGTACTGCTTTTTCAAATTCTTCTGCAGAAACTTCGATTGTAAGCTTCGCCATGTTTTTTTCTAAGTTTTCTACCTGTACACTCATTGTAAATAATTCCTCCTTGAATTCTATATGCACTCTGTTTAATAAAAATAAGATTAAACAGCGCTGTTTTCATACTTGCAGTCATTTACACAGTATAACACAAGGATATTGAAAACGCCAGTATTTTTTCATCAATGCCCGTAAATCACTGATTTTTTTATTTCTTCTGCTTTTTCTTTTCCATAAAGCTGGGAAATCAGCTCCAATGCAAAAGGAATTGCCGTACCAAGACCTCTGCTGGTGGTAATGTTTCCGTCTCTTACTACCCTGTCGGTACACACTTCTGCCTCTATAAGCTTATCTTCAAAGCCCGGATAGCAGGTTGCTTTCTTTCCTTTTAAAAGTCCCAGCTCACCCAAAATCATAGGAGCTGCACAAATTGCAGCTATTTTCTTATCCTTCGCTGCAAATTCCTTTAAAAGTGCACAAAGCTTCTCATGATTTCTCAAATTCAAAGTTCCCGGCATTCCTCCCGGAAGTACCAATACATCTGCATCTTCATAACATGTCTCATCAAAAAGCACATCTGCCTTCAATTCTATATTATGAGCGCCCTTTACTGTAAGTCCTTCTCCCACAGACACCATAAGAACCTCCGCCCCTGCTCTGCGAAGTAAATCCACTACGGTCAGCCCTTCAATTTCTTCGAAACCATCTGCTGTAAATACACATATTTTTGCCATTCTATCCCTCTTTTCTTTTTTCCGTTCATGACGTTAAGTATAGCACAAACTTTCTGTTTTATCTGTAAACTTTTTCTAAATTAAAACTGCCTTTTTGCATAACACAAATCTCTCTAAGCCGCCATACAACTGCGTTCTCGCCTTAATCTCATATCCGTTTTCTGTCATGTTAAAAAGGCTGAATGTATTTTCCGGATGTACCGAACACAAACGATATTGTACAGTATGCTGTTTTTCTTTCATTCTTTGCACCAATTCTTCTTCCGCTTTTTCCAACATCTTTTGCTGCAATTTATTTCCCCGAAAACTACTTTTTACTGCCGCCGTATCCATGTGCACGATTTTATCCGTATCCTCCTTAGGAACGTCTGCATAAACGCCCATATAATCCTCTTCTCCCGGAACAACCACAATAAAAAATCCTGCCAGTTCCCTGCTTTCTTTTTCTCTTGCAAGAATAATAAAACCTTCTCCCTCCAGCATTTCTTGGATATACGCTTCATCACCTGCTGCAAACCATTCCTTTTTCTTCACGGTCTGCGCCGCTTCTTTCATAACTTTCCAAATTTCTTCTCTGTCTTTTTGAACGGCTTTTTCAAATATAAATTCCATTTTCTTCCTCTCTTTAATTTTACTTGCTTTTTCTTTGAAAAAATTATATGATACATTTACTTTTTATTCAACGAAAAACGGAGGTTTCTTATGGAGATAGAAAGAAAATATCTTATCCACAAATTACCGGAAAATCTTGACACTTATCCATATAAAAAAATCGAACAGGCATACTTATGCACCGAACCTGTGGTTCGTATACGCAAACAGGATGAAGAATACTTCTTGACTTATAAAGGAAAAGGACTTCTGGTTCGAGAAGAATACAATCTTCCCCTTACAGAAATTGCTTATCTGCATTTAAAAGAGAAAGCAGACGGCATTGTTTTATCAAAAACACGCTATCTGCTTCCTCTTTCTGATACACTCACTATTGAACTTGATGTTTTTGATGCCCCTTATGAAAACCTGTGGCTTGCAGAAGTAGAGTTTTCTACCAAAGAAGAAGCAGAAAACTTTCTTCCTCCGTCATGGTTCGGGGAAGATGTCACCTTTTCCACAGAATATCAAAACAGCACTCTTTCTTTAAAGCTATAAAAAGCGAAGATGTACGCTTTATTTCTTTGCTGCTTTTTCTGCAAATTCTGTATTTACCAATTTGTCGTAGGGGACTCTTTTTTCCAATTCCCCTGCATCCTCTAAAATATTCTCCAAAAGTTCAAAGCTCTTTTTCTCGAAGATTAAATTGTCTTTCCACGTTTCCTGTTCCTGATAACGTTCTACAATGGTCTCAATAGTTTCTAAATCATTTTCCGGAAATTGCGGTTTAATAATTTTGGCAATCTCATCCGACGTATGCGTATTTACGTAATCCATCCCTTTTTGTAAGGCATTGGTAAATCCTTGAATAATCTCCGGATTTTCCTTCATAAAACTATCTTTGGTACTATAAGCAGTGTAAGGTACATAACCGGAGTCCACACCACAGGATGCTACCACATAACCTGCATCCTGCTGCTCCAAAGCCGTAGCAGAGGGTTCAAATTCCACACTGAAATCTCCCTGTCCCCCCATGAAAGCTGCCGCAGTAGAACCAAAATCAATGCTTCTGTCAATATTTACGTCCTTTTCCGGATCTATTCCATTTTGTTTTAGAATATATTCAAATACCATTTCCGGCATACCGCCTTTTCGTCCTCCCAATACATCTGCACCTTTTAAATCACTCCACTGAAAGTCAGGCATTTCTTCTCTTGCCACCAAAAAATTCCCCGCTCTCTGTGTAAGCTGTGCAAAATTCACCACTGTATCCTGTGCCCCCTGCTGATAGGCATAAATACTTGCCTCTGAACCCATAAATCCAATATCCGCATCTCCTGAAAGAACGGCTGCCATTACCTTGTCTGCTCCAAATCCTGTTACCAGCTCAAGTTTTATTCCCTCTTTTACAAAATATCCTTCCTCTATGGCAACATATTGAGGTGCATAAAACACAGAATGTGCAACCTCATTCAGTGTCACAGGAACTAACTGCCCCTCTTCTTTCTTTCCTTCGCCGCATCCGCTCAATGCAGCCGTAAGTCCCAGTATAACTGCAAATAAAACACTTATTTTCTTTTTCATATTTCCCCCATAAAATATAAAATTACCGCAGCGTGCGCACGCACATCTGCGGGTACAGTATTATTTTATGATTAGGAAAAAATCCTGTTACTTTCCTTCTCTTTCTTTAAAATATTTCTTAACACCTTCAATATCTGTGTAGGCAAAATGGCGTAAATCATCTTCCGGCATGTGCCCCAGCTCTTCTAAATCAGAACTTCCGGTAAAAGGACAAATGGGCTTTAATTCTTCCTCTGTAAATCCCAATTCCTCCATTTCTTCTTTTGAAATATACTGGCTCACTTCAATTTTATTGCATGCTTTGCAATGATAAACACTAAAAAGTTCTTTACTCATAATTTTCGTCTCCTCTGTTTTTCTTCTTTTCATTTTAATATAGCATAGTCACGAAAGCAATACTTGAAAATGACATAAAAAAACTGCATAATAGATAAAAAGGAGGATTTTAATTATGAAGTTAGGATTTATCGGCTGCGGCAATATGGCATCTGCCATAATCGGCGGCATTTTAAATAAAGGACTGGCACAGCCTGAAGATATTTGTGCTTCTGTAAAAACGCAAAGCTCTGCCCAAAAAATTCAAAATACACTGGGAATTTCCTGTACTACAAATAATCTTGAAGTTGCAAAAACTGCGGATTATCTCTTTCTTGCAGTCAAGCCTCAATTTTGTACCGATGTAGCTCTTCAGATTAAAGATGCTTTAACCGATAAACAGGTAATCATTTCTGTAATTGCAGGAAAAAATCTGGAATGGCTGAAGGAGCATTTGGGAAATGATAAAAAAATCATCCGCACCATGCCAAACACACCTGCTCTTGTAGGGGAAGGGGTCACAGGTGTATGCCCTGATAATCTGACATCAGATGAAGATCTTCAAAATGTTCTTACACTTTTAAGGTCATTTGGACAGGCAGATATTGTTACAGAACCTATTCTTGATATTGTAGGCGCAGTCAGCGGAAGCTCTCCCGCTTTTGTATTCATGTTTATTGAAGCTTTGGCTGACGGAGCTGTTGCAGAGGGGATGCCCAGAAAACAGGCTTATGATTTTGCTGCACAGGCAGTTCTCGGAAGTGCAAAAATGGTATTGGAAACAAAAAAACATCCCGGTGAGTTAAAAGACATGGTATGTTCTCCTGCCGGAACTACCATTGAAGGTGTAAATACTTTAGAAAAAGAAGGAATGCGAAGCGCCGTTATGGATGCGGTAAGAGCCTGCATTCAAAAAACCAGAAAATTATAAACAACTCTAAAGAATATTTATCTATTTTATGCTCTTCATAAAATAGATAAATATTTTATTTTTTTATAATCCAAATTCTTTAAATAAGCGCTCCTGATAACTTCTGTCCGAAGCTGCTTTTATGATATCCTCTATTCTTCCCAGTTTAGAAAGCTTTAAAGTAAGTTCATTGACACGCTCTTCTCCGATTTCCTCCCCCCTCTGTCTTTTTTGCTTCCAGCTCATCTTTCATTAATTCTTCTAATGCCTTACACATCTTTTTCGCCTCCTCGAATTTTTCTTCGTTTGCCCGCACAATAATATCCATCACAGACTCGTATAATGTGTTTTTCTTATGTTTTTTATAATCCTTCAATAATTCTTCCGCATCTTTTGTACTTTTAAGCTGATTAGTCAAGTTCCTAAGCCAAAGACTTTCTTTTTTAGAAAGCTCTCCGGTAACAATAATCTGAATAGGAAGGGTGTCACCAATCACATAATAAATCCCTGCATATACTTTTTCAATTTGTAGTTTTCTTTCCCCAACGATATGCCGAAAAAGCTCTCTTGGATAATTCTGACACACAAAGGAAATCGGCAATTCTTCCAGTAAAATCGAGTTTACCGGTGTTCTGTCCGCCTTATAAAAATATGTATACGCATATCCTTTGTAAAAGTCATCAATACATAGATAATCGTCAGGACTTTTATACTCTACGATATTGTACCTTCTAAATATCTTTCCTATATTTTTCTTTAGTATCTGTGTTTCTTTTTTTCTTAATCGGCACATCAATCATCATCGGCTTTGTCCCAAGTACATATTCTGATTTGAATTCTAGGTATTTTGCCTCCTCCCCAAATTCAATCTGAATACCCGCAAAAAATGCCGGATGCCACTGCAATAGTTTTTCTGTCATAAAAACCTCCTTTTTGTTGTTTCGAGTTTGTTTTTCAGGAGGTTCTCTATTTAGGGAAGCTCCTGCCTTTGTTGTTGTGGATAAAAGCATGAATTCCCCGAATACAGAATTGTAATTAGATAAGCAAAACTTCATTTATTGAAAACCACATTTTAATGAAAAAAGATTACACAGCAGCACAATTTTTTATGAAACAAAAAAGCCATGACTCCTTCTAAGTCACAGCTTATTTTCCAAAAACTATTCTTTTAGTAGCGAGAGGGGGATTCGAACCCTCGACACTACGGGTATGAACCGTATGCTCTAGCCAACTGAGCTATCTCGCCATCTGTTTTCCTTTGCTTTTACAAAAGAAATGGGACCTACAGGGCTCGAACCTGTGACCCTCTGCTTGTAAGGCAGATGCTCTCCCAGCTGAGCTAAGATCCCATTTTATATTTTGTCTTTCGACAAGTAGCGAGAGGGGGATTCGAACCCTCGACACTACGGGTATGAACCGTATGCTCTAGCCAACTGAGCTATCTCGCCATCTGTTTTCTCTTTGCTTTTGCAAAAGAATGGGACCTACAGGGCTCGAACCTGTGACCCTCTGCTTGTAAGGCAGATGCTCTCCCAGCTGAGCTAAGATCCCATTTTATGTTTGTCTTTCGACAAGTAGCGAGAGGGGGATTCGAACCCTCGACACTACGGGTATGAACCGTATGCTCTAGCCAACTGAGCTATCTCGCCATCTCTTTTTCCCTTTGCTTTTGCAAAAGAAATGGGACCTACAGGGCTCGAACCTGTGACCCTCTGCTTGTAAGGCAGATGCTCTCCCAGCTGAGCTAAGATCCCGTTTCCTGTCAGCTTATCGCTGACTGCCTTGCTATTATATACTGATTTTTGACAAATTGTCAATACCTTTTTTACAATTCCTATAAAATTTTCTAAAGAAATTTTCT
The DNA window shown above is from Blautia hansenii DSM 20583 and carries:
- a CDS encoding CYTH domain-containing protein, whose product is MEIERKYLIHKLPENLDTYPYKKIEQAYLCTEPVVRIRKQDEEYFLTYKGKGLLVREEYNLPLTEIAYLHLKEKADGIVLSKTRYLLPLSDTLTIELDVFDAPYENLWLAEVEFSTKEEAENFLPPSWFGEDVTFSTEYQNSTLSLKL
- a CDS encoding ABC transporter substrate-binding protein encodes the protein MKKKISVLFAVILGLTAALSGCGEGKKEEGQLVPVTLNEVAHSVFYAPQYVAIEEGYFVKEGIKLELVTGFGADKVMAAVLSGDADIGFMGSEASIYAYQQGAQDTVVNFAQLTQRAGNFLVAREEMPDFQWSDLKGADVLGGRKGGMPEMVFEYILKQNGIDPEKDVNIDRSIDFGSTAAAFMGGQGDFSVEFEPSATALEQQDAGYVVASCGVDSGYVPYTAYSTKDSFMKENPEIIQGFTNALQKGMDYVNTHTSDEIAKIIKPQFPENDLETIETIVERYQEQETWKDNLIFEKKSFELLENILEDAGELEKRVPYDKLVNTEFAEKAAKK
- the proC gene encoding pyrroline-5-carboxylate reductase; the encoded protein is MKLGFIGCGNMASAIIGGILNKGLAQPEDICASVKTQSSAQKIQNTLGISCTTNNLEVAKTADYLFLAVKPQFCTDVALQIKDALTDKQVIISVIAGKNLEWLKEHLGNDKKIIRTMPNTPALVGEGVTGVCPDNLTSDEDLQNVLTLLRSFGQADIVTEPILDIVGAVSGSSPAFVFMFIEALADGAVAEGMPRKQAYDFAAQAVLGSAKMVLETKKHPGELKDMVCSPAGTTIEGVNTLEKEGMRSAVMDAVRACIQKTRKL
- a CDS encoding DJ-1 family glyoxalase III, with the translated sequence MAKICVFTADGFEEIEGLTVVDLLRRAGAEVLMVSVGEGLTVKGAHNIELKADVLFDETCYEDADVLVLPGGMPGTLNLRNHEKLCALLKEFAAKDKKIAAICAAPMILGELGLLKGKKATCYPGFEDKLIEAEVCTDRVVRDGNITTSRGLGTAIPFALELISQLYGKEKAEEIKKSVIYGH